ACCCCAGCCCGCCGCGATACTGCGTGCGGCTGCGAGTTTGCGCAGAGACGGCTCGTGGTCGCGCGGGCCAAGCAGGAATCCGAGCCGTGTGTGTCCCAGCTGGCGTAGGTGATTCATCGCCTGTTCCGTTGCCACGGCGTCGTCGCACGACACTGTGGCGAACCGAAGACTCCTCACCGGTGCGTTCACCAGCACGGTCGGGAGCTTCAGTTCGGACAAGCGCCGATAGTGGTCGTGCGACGCATCGCGTTGCGCGTATGCACCACCGACGAACACCACCCCGGAAACTTGCTGTTGCAATAGCAGCTCGACGTAGTCCGCCTCGGTGATTCCTCCTGCGGTTTGGGTGCAGAGCACCGGGGTGTAGCCGTTCTGCGCGAGTGCGCCGCCGATCACCTCGGCGAATGCCGGGAAGATCGGATTCTGCAGCTCCGGAAGCACCAGGCCGACCAACCGGGCGCGGCCACCGCGCAACTTGGTGGGCCGCTCGTAGCCGAGCACGTCCAGCGCCGTCAGAACGGCCTTGCGGGTGGCGTCGGAAACGCCAGGCTTCTCGTTGAGCACGCGGCTGACCGTTGCTTCACTGACGCCGACCTTGCGCGCAACTTCTGCGAGGCGTTTTGACATGAGACCATGCTACGCAACTTCTTGCGGCCGTGTGCAACTTCTTGACAACCGCGGTGTGGTCCGACTCGAATACGATAATGAACATGCCGAAAAGGGTCAGAGCGCTGTTGCTCGCATGCCACCCTGGCCCGAGTGCCGTCGTCACCGCCGTTGCAATCGTGCTCGGTATTGCGCTCGGATACCCACCGGCCCGGCTCGTTCTGCTGGCAGCTGCTGTTGGCGCCGGGCAACTGTCGATCGGCTGGTCGAACGACTGGATCGACAGCGCGCGTGACGTCGCGGTGCACCGAACGGACAAGCCCGTCGCCAGCGGCGCGATCTCTGCCGGTGCGGTCCGTGCGGCCGCATTCACCGCGCTCGCAGTCGCCATCGTGCTCTCGCTGCTGCTCGGCCCCCTGGCGGCGACCGCGAACTTGCTCGGCGTTGTCGCCGGCTGGAGCTACAACCTCGGGCTGAAGTCGACCGTGTACTCCGTGCTTCCTTACATCGTCTGTTTCGGGCTGTTGCCTGCCGTTGCCACGCTCGGCCAGGAGCGTCCCGCGTTCGCTGCACCGTGGGTGATGATCGTCGGCGCGTTGCTGGGCGTCGCCGCGCACTTCACCAACGTGCTGCCCGACCTCGACGATGATCGCCGCACCGGCGTGCGCGGTCTCCCCCATCGGCTTGGCCGAGCAACTTCGGGTGTACTCGCGTTCGCGGCGCTGGCCGCCGCCGGCATCCTGCTCGGGTTGGCGCCGGGACTACCGCCTCGGCTGATCGGCTGGATCGGCATGGCTGCCACATTTGCCATCGCCGTGTGGGGAATCGTTCTCATTGCGCGTGCTAGAAGTTCGCGGACGCTGATGCGGTTGGTGATGGCGGGTGCGCTGATCGATGTCGCGATGCTTGCGCTCTCCGGTCAGTCGCTGACGGCCTGAACCGACTGCGGGTTGCGGATGCCGATGGCCGAGATCGCCGACCCTGCAAACATCAGGATCGCGGTGGCGAGCATCGCGCGTTGCATGCCGGCGTGATCCAGTGCACCCCCGATGAGGATGCCCGCGAACGCCACTGTCACGAGCCCGGCCACGCGAGCCACCGCGTTGTTGACCGCGGAGCCGATTCCAGCATCCGCCGGATCGATTGCACCGAGAATTGCGGAGGTCAGCGGTGCGACGGTGAGCGAGAGCCCGAACCCGAACAGCAGCACCCCCGGCAGAAGCTGCGTCCAGTACACGACGGATTGGCCCATCGTCATCATCCAGAGGAAGCCGAGCGCGGCAACCGCCGGTCCAACCGCCATGAAGAACCGTGGGCCATGTTTGCCGGCGAGGGAGCCGAACAGACCCGAAAACGCCAGCATCAGCAGTGTGGCGGGGATCATTGCGATCCCGGCCTCCGTCGCGCTGAAGCCGGCCACCTGCTGCAGATAGAGCACCAGAATGAATGGGCCGAATGACAACGCGCCGTAGATCACTGCGGTCGACAGGTTGCCGACCCAGAAGTTGTGCACGCGGAAGATCGAGAACGAGAGCATCGGATGCGATGAGCGCGCCTCCACGACGAAGAACGCGGCCATCGCCAGAATGCCGAGCGTGAGGCTGATCCACACGTGGGGCGCGCTCCAGCCGTACTGGCCCTGTTCGATCAGGGCGAAGACAACCGCTCCGAGCCCGAGCGCGCCGAGCACAGCACCGGGGTAGTCGACGCGACCGCCCGGCCGCGTTTCATCGTGCCCGGTCCCGACCATCAGCCACAGGGTGACGGCGATGGGCAGCAGGTTGATGGCGAACACGAAGCGCCACGACAACAGGTCGACGAACAGTCCACCGACGATCGGCCCGGCGATTGCCGCCATTCCGGTCCACGCGGTCCAGCGCCCGATCGCCTTCGACTGTTCGGCGCCATGGAACGTCGAGATGATGATCGCGAGCGAACTCGGCACGAGCAGGGCGCCCGCGATGCCCTGTGCCGCGCGTGCGGCGATGAGGAACACGCCACTCGGCGCCAGGGCACAGGCAAGGGAGGTGACGGCGAAACCGATCAATCCGGCGCGCAGCACGCGTCGCCTGCCGAACACGTCGGATAGCGACCCCGCAACAAGAATCAGCGAACCGAGGGTCACAAGATACGCGTCCACAACCCACTGCTGAAGCGCGAGCCCACCACCGAGGTCCCTGTCGATCGCCGGCAACGCCACGTTGATGACCGAACCATCAAGAAAGGCGACGAACGAAGCCAGAATGGCGACAAGCAGGATACGGAACTGGAGCGGAGTCACTCGCTCAGTCAACGCGACACGGCCGAGCTTGGCAATCGAATCCTTAGATCTTCAATTTATTGAATCTTCGATTCAAGCGATCTCCGATTCGCCGGATGCGAGTGTCGCCCCCGGCAGGGGGGCGTCGTCTGCTTATCCTGAAGAACGTCCACAATCGTGCTGAGGAGCTTTATCGTGCGGCGACGAACCGGCTGGATCGCGCTAGCCAGCGCCATCGCGCTCATCCTGACGCTTGCTGTGCCTGCCCACGCCGACGATTATCCGAGCTGGAACGACGTGCAGGCCGCGAAAGCCAACGCCGCGGCCGCCCAGGCAGAAG
The Rathayibacter sp. SW19 DNA segment above includes these coding regions:
- a CDS encoding LacI family DNA-binding transcriptional regulator, giving the protein MSKRLAEVARKVGVSEATVSRVLNEKPGVSDATRKAVLTALDVLGYERPTKLRGGRARLVGLVLPELQNPIFPAFAEVIGGALAQNGYTPVLCTQTAGGITEADYVELLLQQQVSGVVFVGGAYAQRDASHDHYRRLSELKLPTVLVNAPVRSLRFATVSCDDAVATEQAMNHLRQLGHTRLGFLLGPRDHEPSLRKLAAARSIAAGWGVVLDDDQITTSLYSLEAAQVAASRLLAAGVTAIVCASDPMALGAIRAARRAGLSVPRDVSIIGYDDSALMNCTEPPLTTVRQPIETMGKMIIELLIRQISSDSASADEFLFEPELVVRGSTAPLRA
- a CDS encoding UbiA family prenyltransferase → MPKRVRALLLACHPGPSAVVTAVAIVLGIALGYPPARLVLLAAAVGAGQLSIGWSNDWIDSARDVAVHRTDKPVASGAISAGAVRAAAFTALAVAIVLSLLLGPLAATANLLGVVAGWSYNLGLKSTVYSVLPYIVCFGLLPAVATLGQERPAFAAPWVMIVGALLGVAAHFTNVLPDLDDDRRTGVRGLPHRLGRATSGVLAFAALAAAGILLGLAPGLPPRLIGWIGMAATFAIAVWGIVLIARARSSRTLMRLVMAGALIDVAMLALSGQSLTA
- a CDS encoding MFS transporter; the protein is MTPLQFRILLVAILASFVAFLDGSVINVALPAIDRDLGGGLALQQWVVDAYLVTLGSLILVAGSLSDVFGRRRVLRAGLIGFAVTSLACALAPSGVFLIAARAAQGIAGALLVPSSLAIIISTFHGAEQSKAIGRWTAWTGMAAIAGPIVGGLFVDLLSWRFVFAINLLPIAVTLWLMVGTGHDETRPGGRVDYPGAVLGALGLGAVVFALIEQGQYGWSAPHVWISLTLGILAMAAFFVVEARSSHPMLSFSIFRVHNFWVGNLSTAVIYGALSFGPFILVLYLQQVAGFSATEAGIAMIPATLLMLAFSGLFGSLAGKHGPRFFMAVGPAVAALGFLWMMTMGQSVVYWTQLLPGVLLFGFGLSLTVAPLTSAILGAIDPADAGIGSAVNNAVARVAGLVTVAFAGILIGGALDHAGMQRAMLATAILMFAGSAISAIGIRNPQSVQAVSD